A segment of the Acidobacteriota bacterium genome:
TGAACGGTCCCGCGCAGGCGGTCGACCTCCTGCGCCGTGTAGGGGCGGACGATCCCCTTCCACCTCAGGTCGTTGGCCCAGGAGCGCTCGAGCTCGGTTACGGACTGCGTGCGGTACATGGGATGCTCCTCCCCTTGCTTGATCATGTCTCTCCCAACATCGGGGCCGGCGGAATTTACCGCAGGTGAGCCAGGTGCATCAGGGAGATTTCAGGCGAAGGGTTCCACCTTTTGGAAGGCTGTTTCTTCGACGGTCCAATAGAATTGCGGCCATGAACAGCCGCAAGCTCCTCGCCGCCCTGCTCGCCGCGCCGTTCACCCTCCTCGCCGCTCCGGTCTTCGGCGACGAGCCGCCGACCGTCATCGAGCGCGTCCAGCGCAAGTGGGCCGAGAACCCGGACATCCGCAAGCTCGCGACCACCCAGCCCGAGGCCCTCGCGGCCGTCAGCTGGCTGACGGGCACGTGGGACGCGGTGGTCAGGACCCACGCGACGAAGGTGGAAGGCGAGAAAGTCGGGAAGGCGACGCGCACGACCCGGTTCGAGCTCGGCAGCCGCTGGCTCGTGTCGCGGAACAAGGGCGAAGGTCCTCTCGGCGAGGACGCCGTCGAACTCCTCGGGTTCGACCCGTACCAGCGCATCTGGCGCTGGCAGTTCTTCTCGAGCGTCGGCCGCAGCACGAACTCCGCACTCGTCTCGACGCGGGGCTGGGACGAGGAGCGGCTCACGCTCGCGGGGACGTTTTACATCTGGGGAGAATCCGCGGACGTCGCGATGCGCCTCGTGAAGATGAGCAACGACGAGTACTACGAGATCTTCGAGGAGAAGCTCACGGGAGAGCTGGTGAGGCCGTTCCTCGAGTACCACTACACGCGCGCGAAGGCGGCGCCGGCGGCCCCGGCGGCGAAGCCCGCGCCGAAGCCGCCCGCGAAGTGAAAGAGGAGAACCGATGATCCTGCGCCAGACGCCGTCTCTCGTCCTCATTGCGGTCGTTCTCGCCGCGCCAG
Coding sequences within it:
- a CDS encoding DUF1579 family protein; the encoded protein is MNSRKLLAALLAAPFTLLAAPVFGDEPPTVIERVQRKWAENPDIRKLATTQPEALAAVSWLTGTWDAVVRTHATKVEGEKVGKATRTTRFELGSRWLVSRNKGEGPLGEDAVELLGFDPYQRIWRWQFFSSVGRSTNSALVSTRGWDEERLTLAGTFYIWGESADVAMRLVKMSNDEYYEIFEEKLTGELVRPFLEYHYTRAKAAPAAPAAKPAPKPPAK